A window of Komagataeibacter medellinensis NBRC 3288 contains these coding sequences:
- a CDS encoding phage tail sheath subtilisin-like domain-containing protein produces the protein MSESITFPNYPTTNRVPGVFADIDPSQANTATVALRALIIAQRLKSGTAPAGTPVIIPSPAAAVTMFGAGSQAAIAVSHYRNIDTFGELWVLPLDDDAAAQAAAGAIAISGTPTGSGTIVFLIDGALVPVAYAVGDAAADILARIPTAMAQVANIPVSAGTITDASLPLTALNAGACGNDILLGTSDTSSDYTSDGLTITFTQFTGGSENPSAAITPALANLGNRTFDFVCCPYTDATSLAAIKEFWNDQTGRWSWLQMLFGHVFSAVRGTLGEVTTFGGTVNDQHLTVMPIADSPHSPLRWAAEITAGVAVKVRADPGIPITQVALTVLPPSQPNQWTFSEQNSLLYEGLSVFSVGDDSTVYILRLITTYQENAAGMPDDSYLDCETMNQLAYVIRDLREFQTPYLTKKLVSDTTRIAAGSNAINAPVVKQALISRYAALEDAGYVQNSANFAAAIIVQNAGGGQLRELLPIDVVNQVRDIPMLIQFRKS, from the coding sequence GTGAGCGAATCAATCACCTTCCCCAACTATCCCACCACGAACCGCGTCCCGGGCGTGTTTGCGGATATCGACCCCAGCCAGGCCAATACTGCAACGGTGGCGCTGCGCGCGCTCATCATCGCCCAGCGCCTGAAATCCGGCACGGCACCTGCCGGCACGCCGGTCATCATCCCCAGCCCGGCCGCCGCCGTCACCATGTTCGGCGCCGGATCGCAGGCCGCCATTGCGGTATCGCACTATCGCAACATCGACACCTTCGGTGAGCTGTGGGTGCTTCCGCTCGATGATGATGCGGCAGCGCAGGCTGCCGCTGGCGCCATCGCCATATCCGGCACGCCAACCGGCTCGGGCACCATCGTGTTCCTCATCGACGGCGCACTGGTCCCGGTCGCCTATGCCGTGGGCGATGCCGCAGCCGATATCCTTGCCCGCATCCCCACCGCCATGGCGCAGGTCGCCAACATCCCCGTATCGGCCGGCACCATCACCGATGCCTCCCTGCCACTGACCGCGCTCAATGCTGGCGCGTGCGGCAATGACATCCTGCTCGGCACGTCCGATACGTCCTCGGATTACACGTCCGACGGCCTGACCATCACTTTCACCCAGTTCACGGGTGGCAGTGAAAACCCGTCCGCCGCCATCACGCCCGCACTCGCCAACCTCGGCAACCGGACGTTCGATTTCGTGTGCTGTCCCTACACGGACGCCACAAGCCTTGCCGCCATCAAGGAATTCTGGAACGACCAGACCGGCCGATGGTCGTGGCTGCAGATGCTGTTCGGGCATGTCTTCTCCGCCGTGCGTGGCACGCTGGGGGAAGTGACCACCTTCGGTGGCACGGTCAATGACCAGCACCTGACCGTCATGCCCATTGCAGACAGCCCGCATTCGCCCCTGCGCTGGGCGGCAGAAATCACGGCAGGCGTGGCAGTCAAGGTGCGCGCCGATCCGGGCATCCCCATCACCCAGGTAGCGCTGACGGTTCTGCCGCCGTCCCAGCCCAACCAGTGGACGTTCTCCGAACAGAACAGCCTCCTGTATGAAGGCCTGTCCGTGTTCTCGGTCGGTGATGACAGCACCGTCTACATCCTGCGCCTGATCACCACGTATCAGGAAAATGCCGCCGGCATGCCCGATGATTCCTATCTCGATTGCGAGACGATGAATCAGCTGGCCTACGTCATCCGTGACCTGCGCGAGTTCCAGACGCCCTACCTGACCAAGAAGCTGGTGTCCGACACAACCCGCATCGCGGCCGGGTCCAATGCCATCAATGCTCCCGTGGTCAAGCAGGCGCTGATCAGCCGCTACGCAGCGCTGGAAGATGCAGGTTACGTGCAGAACAGTGCCAATTTTGCAGCCGCCATCATCGTGCAGAACGCTGGCGGCGGCCAGCTGCGCGAGCTGCTGCCGATCGATGTCGTCAACCAGGTGCGCGACATCCCCATGCTCATCCAGTTCCGCAAGAGTTAA
- a CDS encoding DUF2635 domain-containing protein, with protein sequence MKIYPVEGRTVKDPRTRAPVPEKGLTVSDYDPFWARRLRDGDVTKTPPAVDAPAPVAQATAKQDEAAAPAAAKAQAPAQEDKS encoded by the coding sequence ATGAAAATCTACCCGGTCGAGGGGCGGACGGTAAAAGACCCCCGCACCCGCGCGCCAGTTCCCGAAAAGGGCCTGACCGTCTCGGATTACGATCCGTTCTGGGCACGCCGCCTGCGCGATGGCGATGTCACGAAAACACCACCCGCAGTGGATGCGCCCGCACCCGTCGCACAGGCCACCGCCAAGCAGGATGAGGCGGCAGCCCCGGCTGCTGCCAAGGCACAGGCCCCCGCGCAGGAGGATAAGTCGTGA
- a CDS encoding phage tail terminator protein: MNIDAVIMQIRACSTFLSLDANGERCAAGAAELAQVVDKAWLKRPAAYVISLDDAAGDNLSSNGLDQDVTETIGIVVDLPNRADQRGQFASSLLDLARADLFRCILNWRPDWANSSQGFNYAGGHLVHMDRERLHWQFDFSLKILITDQDGWQPPADPIIGIEATLTDPENGKETPFGFTLGSPGGT, translated from the coding sequence ATGAATATCGATGCGGTCATCATGCAGATCCGCGCCTGTTCGACGTTCCTGTCGCTCGATGCCAATGGCGAACGCTGTGCGGCCGGTGCAGCCGAACTGGCCCAGGTGGTGGACAAGGCATGGCTCAAACGCCCCGCCGCCTATGTCATTTCGCTCGATGATGCAGCGGGGGACAACCTCTCCAGCAACGGCCTGGACCAGGACGTGACCGAAACCATCGGCATCGTGGTGGACCTGCCCAACCGTGCCGACCAGCGCGGCCAGTTCGCCTCCTCCCTGCTTGATCTCGCCCGGGCCGACCTGTTCCGCTGCATCCTCAACTGGCGACCGGACTGGGCCAATTCATCGCAGGGTTTCAACTATGCCGGCGGCCATCTCGTGCACATGGATCGGGAGCGGTTGCACTGGCAGTTCGATTTCTCCTTGAAAATCCTGATTACCGATCAGGACGGCTGGCAGCCCCCGGCCGATCCCATCATAGGGATAGAGGCAACATTGACTGATCCCGAGAACGGCAAGGAAACGCCGTTCGGCTTCACGCTCGGTTCGCCTGGAGGCACATAA
- a CDS encoding phage head completion protein — MPEDERIRVGRLRWPVLIARRNQMPDQTGTGIVTSFDGMAKVRADVQAVGAMTYWGTMQTDSPAVTHRIFMRWTDAIPNTHAIFRTTRRNDGSLRWEQFRVRRWKELGGRKRFVCIECELEQQGTDNQIDATE; from the coding sequence GTGCCTGAAGACGAACGCATCCGCGTGGGCCGCCTGCGCTGGCCGGTCCTGATCGCGCGCCGCAACCAGATGCCCGACCAGACCGGAACGGGCATCGTCACGTCGTTCGATGGCATGGCAAAGGTCCGGGCCGATGTGCAGGCAGTCGGCGCCATGACCTACTGGGGCACCATGCAGACCGACAGCCCCGCCGTCACCCATCGCATCTTCATGCGCTGGACGGATGCCATCCCCAACACCCACGCCATTTTCCGCACCACACGCCGCAATGACGGCTCGCTGCGGTGGGAACAGTTCCGCGTGCGCCGCTGGAAGGAACTCGGTGGCCGCAAGCGGTTCGTGTGCATCGAATGCGAGCTGGAACAGCAGGGAACGGACAACCAGATCGATGCCACAGAATAG
- a CDS encoding head-tail connector protein yields the protein MPTTLVLRVKTPPQRKAISLGFAKRHLRIDHDDDDDLLRTYIRAATSWVEKFTGRALITTEYTMAIGDQPIANAWPMTPSPLLVLPLAYSWPPMHPRPYRLLRAPFQTFGGIQVIDPEGATETLSPTDYWLDVASEPARFSMTGSFGLLRGRHLLVTFTAGYGDTHKQIPADIRLAIAMLTAYIYENRGDMTMEAMPDWAEAMLFNYRLVWFGA from the coding sequence ATGCCCACCACGCTTGTCCTGCGGGTCAAGACGCCACCGCAACGCAAGGCCATTTCCCTTGGCTTTGCGAAGCGGCACCTGCGTATCGACCACGATGATGATGACGACCTGCTGCGCACCTACATCCGTGCCGCAACGTCATGGGTGGAAAAGTTCACCGGCCGCGCCCTCATCACCACAGAATACACCATGGCCATCGGTGACCAGCCCATCGCCAACGCATGGCCCATGACACCGTCTCCCCTGCTGGTCCTGCCGCTGGCCTATTCATGGCCACCCATGCACCCACGGCCGTACCGCCTGCTGCGCGCCCCGTTCCAGACTTTTGGCGGCATTCAGGTCATCGACCCGGAAGGCGCGACCGAAACTCTCTCCCCCACCGACTACTGGCTCGATGTCGCGTCCGAGCCAGCCCGGTTTTCCATGACCGGATCGTTCGGCCTGCTACGCGGCCGTCACCTGCTGGTCACTTTCACCGCAGGCTATGGCGACACCCACAAACAGATCCCCGCTGACATCAGGCTCGCGATCGCCATGCTCACCGCCTACATCTATGAAAACCGGGGCGACATGACCATGGAGGCCATGCCCGACTGGGCCGAGGCCATGCTCTTCAACTACCGCCTGGTCTGGTTCGGTGCCTGA